The proteins below come from a single Myxocyprinus asiaticus isolate MX2 ecotype Aquarium Trade chromosome 28, UBuf_Myxa_2, whole genome shotgun sequence genomic window:
- the LOC127419150 gene encoding CCN family member 3-like: MMENIQRDRNKLIAWALLFYVGSQVSCQQCGGPCQCQDSVPVCPEGVPLILDGCQCCQVCARQQGEACSEVLLCDSQRGLQCDYSASFPGDPGNCVSMKELGCEFKGVSYQEGQVFQPSCALQCRCSGGGVTCVPQCREDVYLPTPGCPHPRQVLPPGKCCKEWVCENMDNTVLQDAQIASRPVQSLPAHLGRQIRPSSNCIDQSSEWSACSQTCGSGISTRVSNQNPACRLEMQMRLCMVRPCQSFPLRTPQWSRRKCQPSYRSATPVRLFHQGCYSTQLYRPRYCGLCTDNRCCTPYHTGTALVTFRCPGGRLINQAVMTINSCICHYNCPYSSAGAYRGTAFWG; the protein is encoded by the exons ATGATGGAGAATATACAGAGAGATCGAAACAAACTGATTGCATGGGCACTGCTGTTCTACGTGGGCTCACAG GTGTCCTGTCAGCAATGTGGTGGTCCATGCCAGTGCCAAGACTCTGTACCAGTGTGCCCAGAGGGTGTTCCTCTAATCCTCGATGGGTGCCAGTGCTGCCAGGTGTGTGCCCGCCAGCAGGGCGAGGCCTGCAGTGAGGTGTTACTATGTGACAGTCAGCGTGGCCTCCAATGTGACTACAGCGCCAGCTTCCCTGGTGACCCAGGAAATTGTGTCA GTATGAAGGAACTGGGCTGTGAGTTTAAAGGAGTCTCTTACCAGGAAGGCCAGGTATTTCAGCCATCCTGTGCTCTTCAGTGTCGCTGCTCGGGTGGAGGGGTGACCTGTGTGCCCCAGTGCAGGGAGGATGTTTACCTACCCACCCCAGGCTGCCCTCACCCTCGACAGGTTCTGCCACCCGGAAAGTGCTGTAAGGAGTGGGTGTGTGAAAATATGGACAACACAGTGCTTCAGGATGCTCAAATTG CTTCAAGACCTGTCCAGTCTCTGCCTGCACACCTTGGACGCCAAATCAGGCCCAGTTCAAACTGCATAGACCAGAGCTCAGAGTGGAGTGCTTGCTCACAAACCTGTGGGTCTGGGATATCCACACGGGTGTCCAATCAAAATCCAGCCTGCCGTCTTGAGATGCAGATGCGCTTGTGTATGGTCCGACCCTGCCAGTCTTTTCCCCTCAGAACCCCACAG TGGTCAAGGAGGAAATGTCAACCCAGCTACAGGTCAGCGACCCCTGTGCGGCTTTTTCACCAGGGCTGCTATAGTACCCAGTTGTACAGACCCCGTTATTGCGGCCTATGTACAGACAACCGTTGTTGCACTCCTTACCACACTGGCACAGCACTGGTCACTTTCCGTTGCCCTGGAGGGAGACTGATCAATCAAGCTGTCATGACCATCAACTCCTGCATCTGCCATTACAACTGCCCCTATTCATCTGCAGGGGCATATAGAGGAACAGCCTTCTGGGGTTAG